From one Coffea eugenioides isolate CCC68of chromosome 11, Ceug_1.0, whole genome shotgun sequence genomic stretch:
- the LOC113753509 gene encoding uncharacterized protein LOC113753509: MEDVITDIPPPSRFFLEDLNIFTPPSPPLPSPFLLFSISNNGKPFRPSLLVVAISFPSLHFFHHVSSKKRIGTLILPEIPFSGNSVEPSLRDKSCDIYAINNADESIVVVSVQYPVTAERSHAVAKLLIGEQINPERVLILESVQSRNFRGKLSRDDSFAFKLETSLERSSKNSPLITGLDYLPSGSMVDGLAAALLAQCQLRKIRGSLCLSWPEFGFSSNSLIKNMLLKVLPGIELASNSNDEDSFLRIAREKDYLDSELYT; this comes from the coding sequence ATGGAAGATGTGATAACGGACATTCCTCCTCCTTCGAGGTTCTTCTTGGAAGATCTGAACATCTTTACTCCTCCATCACCTCCTCTTCCCTCTCCATTCCTTCTGTTCTCCATTTCCAACAATGGGAAACCTTTCCGCCCTTCTCTCCTTGTAGTTGCAATATCCTTTCCATCACTTCACTTCTTTCATCATGTATCCTCCAAAAAACGGATTGGAACTTTGATTCTCCCTGAGATCCCTTTCTCTGGCAACTCAGTCGAACCCTCTCTTAGAGATAAATCCTGTGACATATATGCCATCAATAATGCCGATGAGTCAATTGTTGTTGTGTCTGTCCAGTACCCTGTTACAGCAGAGAGATCTCATGCTGTGGCAAAGTTGCTGATAGGTGAGCAGATCAACCCGGAGAGGGTTTTGATTCTGGAGTCTGTTCAGAGTCGTAACTTCCGAGGTAAACTTTCAAGGGATGATTCATTTGCATTCAAGCTGGAGACATCCTTAGAAAGAAGCAGCAAGAACTCGCCGCTTATAACTGGATTGGACTATTTGCCATCAGGAAGCATGGTTGATGGCTTGGCAGCTGCTCTTTTGGCTCAATGTCAGTTGAGGAAGATTAGAGGGAGCCTTTGTCTTTCATGGCCCGAATTTGGTTTTTCATCAAATTCGCTGATTAAAAATATGCTGCTCAAGGTCTTGCCTGGAATAGAGCTTGCTAGTAATAGCAATGATGAGGATTCATTTTTAAGGATTGCTCGTGAAAAAGATTATCTTGATTCTGAACTGTATACATGA
- the LOC113753508 gene encoding ASC1-like protein, protein MGLLESVVSMNWDHESYPENEDFLVLPLFAIFFLFIRFFLDRFVFEKVGKRLIFGKGHVMQETVTDEQRKKIRKFKESAWKCIYYLSAELFALAVTYNEPWFTKTRYFWVGPGDQAWPDQKYKSKLKALYMYTGGFYTYSIFALIFWETRRSDFGVSMGHHIATAILIGLSYICRFARVGSVVLALHDASDIFLEIGKMSKYSGAEALASFSFVIFVLSWIVLRLTYFPFWVLWSTSYEVIQTLNKEKHQFEGPIYYYIFNSLLFCLLVLHIYWWVLMYRMLVKQIKARGQLSEDVRSDSEGEDEHED, encoded by the exons ATGGGTTTGTTGGAATCGGTGGTTTCCATGAATTGGGATCATGAATCTTACCCAGAGAATGAAGATTTTCTGGTGCTCCCTTTATTTGCCATCTTCTTTCTCTTCATTAGATTCTTTCTTGACAGATTCGTATTTGAG AAAGTGGGCAAAAGATTGATTTTTGGAAAAGGGCATGTGATGCAGGAGACTGTAACAGATGAGcagagaaagaaaataaggaaattcaAGGAATCAGCATGGAAATGTATTTATTACCTTTCTGCAGAGTTATTTGCACTTGCTGTGACTTACAATGAGCCATGGTTCACAAAGACAAGATACTTTTGGGTAGGGCCTGGGGATCAGGCCTGGCCTGACCAGAAGTACAA GTCAAAATTGAAGGCACTTTATATGTATACTGGTGGATTTTACACATATTCAATCTTTGCCCTCATTTTTTGGGAAACAAGGCGCTCAGACTTTGGGGTTTCAATGGGTCATCATATTGCCACTGCCATTCTTATAGGGTTATCCTACATATGCAG GTTTGCTCGAGTTGGTTCAGTTGTTTTAGCCCTTCATGATGCTAGTGATATTTTTCTGGAAATTGGAAAGATGTCCAAGTACAGTGGTGCAGAAGCTCTTGCCAGCttttcatttgtcatttttgTTTTGTCTTGGATAGTACTTCGTCTTACTTACTTCCCTTTCTGGGTCCTTTGGAGCACAAG TTATGAAGTTATCCAGACATTGAATAAAGAGAAACACCAATTTGAAGGACCAATTTACTACTATATATTCAATTCACTTCTGTTTTGCTTGCTCGTTCTTCACATTTACTGGTGGGTACTCATGTATCGGATGCTTGTTAAACAAATCAAAGCACGGGGCCAACTCAGTGAAGATGTTCGATCTG ATTCTGAAGGGGAAGATGAGCATGAAGATTGA
- the LOC113753511 gene encoding transcription factor SPT8-like, whose protein sequence is MHGRVHLSGGATVMDDPSENIGGREECNSSESGWTMYIASPVHENNPENDDDDDDDDNYSERKGYKDYPSDDGGDPASDDSMASDASSGPSHQGGPCRTKEGSHRRDDIAHAEGKVNNRRSSGKKHDKQVERKQYPADIKAAKKEQGHKAKNATENLQGKGKSRKN, encoded by the exons ATGCATGGCAGAGTCCACCTTAGCGGAGGAG CGACAGTAATGGATGACCCTTCTGAAAATATTGGAGGCAGAGAAGAATGTAACAGCAGTGAATCTGGATGGACTATGTACATTGCTTCACCCGTCCATGAAAACAATCCTGAAAATGATGACGACGATGACGATGACGACAATTACAGTGAAAGGAAAGGCTACAAGGATTACCCAAGTGATGATGGTGGCGATCCCGCAAGTGATGATTCAATGGCTTCTGATGCCTCTTCTGGTCCAAGTCATCAAGGAGGACCATGTAGAACCAAGGAGGGAAGCCACCGCAGGGATGATATTGCACATGCTGAGGGTAAGGTCAACAACAGAAGATCCTCAGGCAAGAAACATGACAAACAGGTAGAGAGAAAACAATATCCTGCTGATATAAAAGCAGCGAAGAAAGAGCAGGGCCATAAGGCAAAGAATGCAACTGAGAACCTTCAAGGTAAAGGCAAGTCTAGAAAAAATTAG
- the LOC113753505 gene encoding 6-phosphogluconate dehydrogenase, decarboxylating 1-like, with product MATPTRIGLCGLAVMGQNLALNIAEKGFPISVYNRTTSKVDETVERAKLEGNLPVFGFHDPEAFVQSIQKPRVIIILVKAGSPVDQTIKTLSAYMEKGDCIIDGGNEWYENTERRVKAVNEKGLLYLGMGVSGGEEGARHGPSLMPGGSFEGFKYIEDILLKVAAQVPDSGPCVTYVGEGGSGNFVKMVHNGIEYGDMQLIAEAYDVLKSVGKLSNDELQQVFSEWNKGELLSFLIEITADIFGIKDDKGDGYLVDKVLDKTGMKGTGKWTVQQAADLSVAAPTIAASLDSRFLSGLKEERTEAAKVFMSSGVSDSLTDQNVDKKKLIDDVRQALYASKICSYAQGMNLIRAKSTEKGWGLRLGELARIWKGGCIIRAIFLDRIKKAYDRNPELANLLVDPEFAKEVVERQSAWRRVVCLAINSGISTPGMSSSLAYFDTYRRERLPANLVQAQRDYFGAHTYERIDVPGSFHTEWFKIAKQSKI from the coding sequence ATGGCAACACCAACAAGGATTGGCCTTTGTGGCCTGGCTGTGATGGGGCAAAATCTTGCCCTTAACATTGCTGAGAAAGGATTCCCAATCTCTGTTTATAACCGAACCACTTCAAAAGTTGACGAGACCGTTGAGCGAGCTAAACTAGAGGGAAACCTTCCTGTGTTTGGATTTCATGATCCTGAAGCCTTTGTGCAATCTATCCAAAAGCCTCGTGTCATCATTATTCTTGTGAAGGCTGGTTCTCCAGTGGATCAAACCATCAAGACACTCTCTGCTTACATGGAGAAAGGAGACTGTATCATTGATGGTGGCAATGAATGGTATGAGAACACTGAGAGGAGAGTGAAAGCCGTGAATGAAAAAGGTCTGCTCTATCTTGGAATGGGTGTTTCAGGTGGTGAAGAGGGTGCTCGTCATGGACCTTCATTGATGCCTGGAGGTTCATTTGAAGGATTCAAGTACATTGAAGATATTCTACTAAAGGTGGCTGCCCAAGTACCTGATAGTGGCCCTTGTGTCACATATGTAGGTGAAGGAGGATCTGGGAATTTTGTTAAAATGGTTCACAATGGGATTGAATACGGTGACATGCAGCTCATAGCTGAGGCTTATGATGTGCTAAAATCAGTTGGCAAGCTGTCTAATGATGAACTGCAACAAGTTTTCTCAGAGTGGAACAAGGGGGAGCTTCTGAGTTTCTTGATTGAGATCACTGCAGATATTTTTGGAATTAAGGATGATAAGGGAGACGGATATCTTGTAGACAAGGTCCTGGACAAAACTGGCATGAAGGGTACTGGTAAATGGACGGTTCAGCAAGCTGCAGACCTTTCAGTTGCTGCTCCTACCATTGCAGCATCATTGGATTCAAGATTCCTTAGTgggttaaaagaagaaagaacTGAAGCGGCTAAGGTCTTCATGTCTAGTGGGGTTAGTGACAGTCTTACTGACCAAAATGTGGATAAGAAGAAATTGATTGATGATGTGAGACAAGCTCTTTATGCATCCAAAATATGTAGCTATGCACAGGGAATGAATTTAATTCGTGCAAAGAGTACTGAAAAGGGATGGGGCTTGAGACTTGGGGAACTTGCAAGGATATGGAAGGGTGGTTGCATTATTCGTGCCATATTTTTGGATCGTATCAAGAAAGCTTATGATAGAAACCCAGAACTTGCAAATCTACTAGTGGATCCAGAGTTTGCAAAGGAGGTAGTTGAGAGACAGTCTGCTTGGCGACGAGTTGTCTGCCTTGCCATCAACTCTGGTATCAGTACTCCGGGTATGTCTTCAAGTCTAGCTTATTTTGACACATATAGGAGGGAAAGGCTGCCTGCTAATTTGGTCCAAGCTCAGAGGGACTATTTTGGTGCTCATACCTACGAGAGGATTGACGTGCCAGGATCCTTCCATACAGAATGGTTCAAGATTGCTAAGCAGTCAAAAATCTGA